From Caldicellulosiruptor hydrothermalis 108, a single genomic window includes:
- a CDS encoding type II toxin-antitoxin system death-on-curing family toxin, with amino-acid sequence MIMLSIEDVLLIAKKLIERFGGTFGIRDKGLLESSLNNAFQTFNGEELYKTDVEKIAVISYSIIRNHPLNRW; translated from the coding sequence ATGATAATGTTGAGTATTGAGGATGTATTGTTGATTGCTAAAAAATTAATAGAAAGATTTGGAGGTACGTTTGGGATAAGAGACAAAGGTTTGCTTGAAAGCTCATTGAACAATGCATTTCAAACATTTAATGGAGAGGAGCTATATAAAACTGATGTAGAAAAAATTGCAGTTATATCTTACTCAATAATAAGGAATCACCCTCTAAATAGATGGTAA
- a CDS encoding IS200/IS605 family accessory protein TnpB-related protein, producing MVTVQAKLTFDSSEDKQKVLDLMRRWSSCMRYAYNRLLEGWDRNTLKRELQGIFNLNSRYVDDALIKAKSILNSCKEKGENPEKVIFGGRQLFKKLQKRHINGEAYKELQRKWREKRKGNLYSRGDRSKKGNLNTRIETDGVFTMIRINVGERKYVYATIQSGWKTKGKTYTDRNQLLQAISSSGEPYSVELKLKNGVVYAYFTVEEVFPKPGITRANGVIGIDTNAYPRHIAWVETDERGQFLSYGRIPMPKLESGSLSKKEYYRWQYAHMIVQMAKGKQKAIVIENLSIQDRGRRGDFSGRKSRRIRHYFGYRLLLEKVKLLAKREGIEVIEVDPAYTSVIGMLKYAPQYMVSKDVGAAYVIARRGLGLRERIPHNYMQLLGRLDENELDKLKEYVQKVVKNTCLRKKQLKEIERVKKFLQSPESEPERASEPLDGTSSDVCGKVCNLWRVLRVAVVTPLSPGRVLRDMSVLKSFLVSGQVGRPG from the coding sequence ATGGTAACAGTTCAAGCCAAGCTAACTTTTGATAGCAGCGAAGATAAGCAAAAGGTATTAGACCTAATGAGAAGATGGTCGTCTTGTATGAGGTATGCATACAACAGACTTTTAGAAGGCTGGGATAGAAATACCCTCAAAAGAGAACTGCAAGGAATTTTTAATCTGAATTCCCGATACGTCGATGATGCATTAATTAAAGCAAAAAGCATTTTAAACTCATGCAAAGAAAAAGGAGAAAATCCTGAAAAGGTCATTTTTGGTGGCAGACAGCTTTTTAAAAAACTCCAAAAGAGGCACATAAATGGAGAAGCGTACAAGGAACTTCAACGAAAGTGGCGGGAGAAGAGGAAAGGTAATCTTTATTCAAGAGGAGACAGGAGCAAGAAGGGGAATCTTAACACAAGGATTGAGACAGATGGGGTTTTTACCATGATCAGAATTAACGTGGGAGAAAGGAAGTACGTATATGCGACGATACAATCTGGATGGAAGACAAAAGGTAAAACGTACACAGACAGGAATCAACTTCTGCAGGCAATAAGCAGCTCAGGAGAGCCTTATTCTGTAGAGTTGAAACTAAAAAATGGTGTAGTATATGCCTATTTTACTGTTGAAGAGGTTTTTCCAAAGCCCGGGATAACGAGAGCAAATGGAGTTATAGGTATAGACACTAACGCATATCCAAGACACATAGCATGGGTAGAAACGGATGAGAGGGGACAGTTTTTAAGTTACGGTAGGATACCGATGCCAAAGCTTGAGAGCGGAAGCTTAAGCAAAAAAGAGTATTACAGGTGGCAGTATGCTCACATGATAGTACAGATGGCAAAAGGAAAGCAAAAAGCCATAGTGATAGAGAACCTTAGCATACAGGACAGGGGCAGAAGAGGAGATTTTTCAGGGAGAAAATCGAGGCGGATAAGGCACTATTTTGGATACAGGTTGCTTTTGGAGAAGGTAAAACTTCTGGCAAAGCGTGAAGGAATAGAGGTTATAGAAGTGGACCCTGCATACACTTCAGTGATAGGGATGTTGAAGTATGCCCCGCAGTATATGGTGAGCAAAGACGTTGGGGCAGCGTATGTGATAGCGAGAAGAGGGCTTGGGTTGAGAGAAAGGATACCGCACAATTATATGCAACTTCTTGGCAGGCTTGATGAAAATGAACTGGATAAGCTGAAGGAATACGTACAGAAGGTAGTTAAGAACACATGCTTAAGGAAAAAGCAACTCAAAGAGATAGAAAGAGTAAAAAAGTTTTTACAAAGCCCTGAGAGTGAACCAGAGAGGGCATCAGAACCTCTGGACGGAACAAGTTCTGATGTCTGCGGTAAAGTCTGCAATCTCTGGCGAGTTCTCAGGGTAGCGGTGGTAACACCACTCTCCCCTGGCAGAGTCCTGAGGGACATGTCTGTCCTGAAGTCATTTTTGGTTTCAGGGCAAGTGGGGAGACCCGGCTAA
- the gyrA gene encoding DNA gyrase subunit A has product MEELDFRIIPVEIQEEMKRSYIDYAMSVIVSRALPDVRDGLKPVHRRILYAMNEIGLTPDKPYRKSATVVGHVLAKYHPHGDAAVYESLVRMAQDFSMRHPLVDGHGNFGSVDGDPPAAMRYTEARMSKIAIEMLRDIEKETVDFMPNFDESAKEPKVLPSRFPNLLVNGSQGIAVGMATNIPPHNLAEVIDAIVYLLDNENAGLDDIMKIIKGPDFPTGGYIIGKKGIRDAYATGKGKIIVRAKATIEQTSKGRQRIVVTELPYMVNKARLIEKIAELVHEKRIDGISDIRDESDKEGLRIVIEIKKDADANVVLKQLYKNTQLQDSFGIIMLALVDNQPKVLTLMDMLNLYIEHQKEVIVRRTKYDLKKAEERAHILEGLKKALDHIDEIISIIRSSKTVNEAKERLISKFQFTEVQAQAILDMRLQRLTGLERQKIEEELAELIKMIEYYKNVLASDAMVKEIIKKEILEIKEKYKDERRTKIVQDEHEDFEEEELIQEQETVITLTHFGYIKRLPLDTYKSQKRGGRGITGISTREEDFVEDVFVTTTHHYILFFTDKGRVFRLRAYEVPEGSRQAKGTAIVNLIQIGKDEKITATMAVKDFKEGYLMMCTKNGTIKKVLLSEFENTTKAGKKAITLADDDSLVDVKLTSGNDEIVLVSSNGYCVVFNENDVRSMGRTAQGVKGMTLEDGDFIVGMEKASDGKYLLCVTENGFGKRSEIEEYRKTKRGAKGVLTYKVTDKTGSIVDIKMVNDDDEIMICSTEGIFIRLEVSQVPVQGRNTQGVKLMRIDSDNIKVSSIARIKVDE; this is encoded by the coding sequence ATGGAGGAGCTCGATTTTAGGATAATTCCTGTTGAGATACAGGAAGAGATGAAACGAAGCTATATAGACTATGCAATGAGCGTCATTGTATCTCGTGCACTCCCAGATGTGAGAGATGGCTTAAAGCCTGTTCACAGAAGAATACTTTATGCAATGAACGAGATAGGTCTTACACCTGACAAGCCTTACAGAAAATCTGCAACAGTTGTAGGGCATGTTCTTGCCAAATACCATCCGCACGGCGATGCTGCTGTGTACGAAAGCCTTGTTCGAATGGCACAGGACTTTTCCATGCGCCATCCTCTTGTTGATGGGCATGGAAACTTTGGGTCGGTTGATGGTGACCCGCCTGCTGCTATGCGTTACACTGAAGCGCGTATGAGCAAAATTGCTATCGAGATGCTTCGCGACATTGAAAAAGAGACAGTTGATTTCATGCCGAACTTTGACGAATCGGCAAAAGAACCAAAGGTTTTGCCATCAAGGTTTCCTAATCTTTTGGTAAATGGCAGCCAGGGAATTGCGGTTGGTATGGCAACAAACATACCGCCTCACAACCTTGCAGAAGTGATAGACGCAATTGTGTACCTACTTGACAATGAGAATGCAGGCTTAGATGACATAATGAAAATAATCAAAGGTCCTGATTTTCCAACAGGCGGGTATATCATAGGCAAAAAGGGTATAAGGGATGCTTATGCAACCGGAAAAGGAAAGATAATCGTCAGGGCAAAAGCAACAATTGAGCAGACCTCCAAGGGAAGACAGAGAATAGTTGTTACAGAACTTCCTTACATGGTCAATAAGGCAAGGCTTATTGAAAAGATTGCCGAGCTTGTTCACGAGAAAAGGATAGATGGAATTTCTGATATAAGAGATGAGTCTGACAAAGAAGGTCTTAGGATTGTAATTGAAATAAAAAAAGATGCAGATGCAAATGTAGTTTTAAAACAGCTATACAAAAACACTCAGCTTCAGGACAGCTTTGGAATAATCATGCTTGCGCTTGTTGACAACCAGCCAAAGGTTTTGACGCTTATGGATATGCTAAATCTTTACATTGAACATCAAAAAGAGGTAATTGTTAGAAGAACAAAGTATGACCTCAAGAAAGCAGAAGAAAGAGCTCACATTTTAGAAGGGCTTAAAAAAGCTCTTGACCACATAGATGAGATAATCTCAATCATTAGGTCATCAAAGACGGTAAATGAGGCAAAAGAGAGGCTCATTAGCAAATTTCAGTTTACAGAGGTCCAAGCTCAAGCAATTCTTGACATGAGACTTCAGCGCTTAACTGGCCTTGAGCGGCAAAAGATTGAAGAAGAGCTTGCAGAGCTTATCAAGATGATAGAATATTACAAAAACGTGCTTGCAAGTGATGCGATGGTAAAGGAAATTATAAAAAAAGAGATTTTGGAGATAAAAGAAAAGTACAAGGATGAAAGAAGGACAAAAATAGTTCAGGACGAACATGAAGACTTTGAGGAAGAAGAGCTGATTCAAGAGCAGGAAACTGTAATCACACTTACCCATTTTGGGTATATAAAACGGCTTCCTCTTGACACGTACAAGAGCCAGAAACGAGGTGGCAGAGGCATCACAGGAATATCAACAAGAGAAGAGGATTTTGTAGAAGATGTCTTTGTCACAACAACACACCACTACATTCTCTTTTTCACAGACAAAGGAAGGGTATTTCGCTTGAGAGCATATGAAGTGCCAGAAGGTTCGCGCCAGGCAAAAGGCACTGCAATTGTCAACCTCATTCAGATTGGTAAGGACGAAAAGATTACAGCAACCATGGCTGTAAAGGACTTTAAAGAAGGTTATCTTATGATGTGTACTAAAAACGGCACGATAAAGAAGGTGCTTTTGAGCGAGTTTGAAAACACAACAAAAGCAGGTAAAAAAGCAATAACCCTTGCAGATGATGATAGCCTTGTTGATGTAAAACTCACATCTGGAAACGATGAGATTGTGCTTGTATCGAGCAATGGATACTGTGTTGTGTTCAATGAAAACGATGTAAGAAGTATGGGAAGGACTGCACAGGGTGTAAAAGGTATGACGCTGGAAGATGGCGATTTTATTGTTGGAATGGAAAAGGCAAGCGATGGAAAGTATCTTCTTTGCGTCACAGAAAACGGGTTTGGCAAAAGAAGCGAGATTGAAGAGTATAGAAAAACAAAGCGCGGCGCAAAAGGTGTTTTGACATATAAAGTTACAGATAAGACAGGCAGTATTGTTGATATAAAGATGGTAAACGATGATGATGAGATAATGATATGTTCTACGGAAGGGATATTTATAAGGCTTGAGGTCTCTCAAGTTCCAGTTCAGGGAAGAAATACACAGGGTGTGAAACTTATGCGAATTGATAGCGATAATATAAAAGTTTCGTCAATTGCAAGGATAAAGGTAGATGAATAG
- a CDS encoding beta-propeller domain-containing protein, producing MLRKYLLGVLVVLFIVSFSDINFVMSDQSKPKSFLQKVGTFSNFKKLIDDAIRKNPYMGSSENFLSESIPQNSVKGENKTGSEYSYSQTNVQVMGVDEADIAKTDGQYIYIAKPYPKIKDNGIVIVKAYPPEEMKIFSKIKLSDELYPEEFYVDSRYLVVICEKAKIVDKKPIIQKNVFPDIDSNKVRVFVPYQLLIETYCIVYDISDKSNPKEIRRVSIAGKYLISRKISTNLYIVTEKQFPYEIYVKKAYSEQDFKPYFTDSITGDSKKIYIGFDKIKYIPDFINCSITIVGSFNIESKDEICVECVLGGGDIVYCSQENLYLCSEVIKKVYLTEKLEDNTRLWRYFIRKTMVCRFELSKGKATLMAAGVVNGKVLNQFSMDEQDSYFRIATTGERPYFPEEGYDYFNAVYVLDKNLRVVGKIDNIAKGERIYSARFIGKRLYLVTFKALDPFFVIDLEDPHNPKVLGYLKIPGYSTYLHPYDEIHIIGFGMDAEDLNERYAIPLGLKIAMFNVEDVKNPKELFKVIIGEKGSYSELLNNHKALLFDKNKNIFAFPVEVYDKKGHNFTGAYVYSIDLKEGFVLRGKISHEIDGRYCEKIDRLLYIGDVLYSVSNSMIKASSLENLKEIAKVRLD from the coding sequence ATGTTAAGAAAATATCTTTTAGGAGTGCTGGTGGTTTTATTTATTGTATCCTTCTCTGACATCAATTTTGTCATGTCAGACCAGTCAAAACCAAAAAGTTTTTTGCAAAAGGTTGGGACTTTCAGCAATTTCAAAAAGCTTATTGACGATGCGATAAGGAAAAATCCATACATGGGGTCAAGTGAAAATTTTTTGTCTGAATCTATACCACAAAATAGTGTTAAAGGTGAAAATAAAACAGGTTCTGAGTATTCTTATTCACAGACCAATGTGCAGGTTATGGGTGTGGATGAAGCTGATATTGCAAAAACAGATGGGCAGTATATATATATTGCTAAACCATATCCAAAAATCAAAGATAATGGAATTGTAATTGTAAAGGCTTATCCACCTGAGGAAATGAAGATTTTTTCAAAAATTAAATTAAGCGATGAGCTCTATCCAGAAGAGTTTTATGTTGATAGCAGGTATCTTGTGGTTATTTGTGAAAAAGCCAAGATTGTAGATAAAAAACCTATTATTCAAAAGAATGTTTTTCCAGATATCGATTCAAATAAAGTCAGGGTTTTTGTGCCATATCAGTTATTGATAGAAACGTATTGTATTGTTTATGACATTTCTGACAAATCAAATCCTAAGGAAATAAGAAGAGTTTCAATTGCAGGAAAGTATCTGATATCAAGGAAAATAAGCACAAATCTTTACATCGTGACAGAAAAGCAATTCCCATATGAAATTTATGTTAAAAAGGCTTACTCAGAACAAGATTTCAAACCATATTTTACAGATAGTATTACAGGTGACTCGAAAAAGATATATATTGGTTTTGACAAAATAAAATATATCCCCGATTTTATAAACTGCAGTATTACTATTGTTGGAAGTTTCAATATTGAATCAAAAGATGAAATTTGTGTTGAGTGTGTACTTGGTGGAGGGGACATAGTTTACTGTTCGCAAGAAAATCTTTATTTATGTTCTGAGGTGATAAAAAAGGTTTACTTGACTGAAAAATTAGAAGATAATACAAGACTATGGCGATATTTTATAAGAAAGACAATGGTTTGTAGATTTGAACTTTCAAAAGGAAAAGCTACTCTCATGGCAGCAGGGGTTGTCAATGGAAAAGTGCTGAATCAATTTTCAATGGATGAGCAAGATAGTTATTTCAGGATTGCAACAACAGGCGAAAGACCTTATTTTCCTGAAGAAGGTTATGATTATTTTAATGCTGTATATGTTCTTGATAAAAACTTAAGAGTAGTTGGGAAGATAGATAATATTGCAAAAGGAGAGAGAATATATTCAGCAAGATTTATTGGAAAAAGACTATATCTTGTTACCTTCAAAGCGCTTGACCCGTTTTTTGTAATTGACCTTGAAGACCCTCACAATCCAAAAGTGCTTGGATATCTCAAAATCCCAGGATACTCAACATATCTTCATCCATATGATGAAATCCACATAATAGGATTTGGCATGGATGCAGAGGATTTAAATGAAAGATATGCAATTCCTCTGGGACTAAAAATTGCAATGTTCAATGTTGAGGATGTAAAAAATCCAAAAGAGCTTTTTAAGGTAATAATAGGAGAAAAAGGGAGTTATTCTGAGCTTCTTAATAATCACAAGGCACTTTTGTTTGATAAGAATAAAAACATTTTTGCATTTCCTGTAGAGGTTTACGACAAAAAAGGGCATAACTTCACAGGTGCTTATGTCTACAGCATAGATTTGAAAGAAGGTTTTGTTTTAAGGGGCAAGATTTCTCATGAAATTGATGGTAGATATTGTGAGAAGATAGACAGGCTTTTGTATATTGGGGATGTGCTCTACTCAGTTTCAAACTCAATGATAAAAGCAAGCTCTCTTGAGAACTTAAAGGAAATAGCAAAGGTGAGGTTGGATTGA
- a CDS encoding ISNCY family transposase — translation MTKNIKAQNKKFLKLLFVIKKVTEVLSRKIKQNRRGRPRKFNLFQIIACLVYKVKKGIKSFRELEYRINQDTEFKQVVGIEESPDYSYFAKLSRKIEKEYMQDIKDILIAKIEPDMSIAIVDSTPLRSAKNDSEAKIGIHITIGFFRGYKLHLLCTGKEEVIPLFWILTGANEHDSRQEELLYRAWGYNCEIVLADAGYDCSRWFNIANELKVKFVAGINKRNMKDKNNVKNVFRSKNIRFLETEEGKKLYKQRTKIERLFSKLKGEYNLENVRLKGFRNYKRYIDWILITFLFEQLLRKLEGKKFSFAYEWNQ, via the coding sequence ATGACTAAGAATATTAAAGCACAAAATAAGAAATTTTTAAAGCTGCTTTTTGTAATAAAAAAGGTTACTGAAGTTTTATCGAGGAAGATAAAGCAAAATAGAAGGGGACGACCGAGGAAATTTAATCTGTTTCAGATAATAGCTTGTTTGGTTTATAAAGTTAAAAAGGGGATAAAGAGTTTCAGAGAATTAGAATATCGAATAAATCAAGACACAGAGTTTAAGCAAGTAGTAGGTATAGAAGAAAGTCCGGACTATTCATATTTTGCAAAGTTGTCAAGAAAAATAGAAAAAGAATACATGCAAGATATAAAAGACATATTAATAGCTAAGATAGAACCTGATATGAGTATAGCGATAGTAGACTCTACGCCGCTGAGAAGTGCCAAAAATGATTCAGAAGCAAAAATAGGTATACATATTACAATAGGATTTTTCAGGGGATACAAATTACATCTTTTGTGTACAGGTAAAGAAGAAGTAATACCACTTTTCTGGATTTTAACAGGGGCAAATGAACATGACTCAAGACAAGAAGAGCTTTTGTATAGGGCATGGGGTTATAACTGTGAGATTGTATTAGCAGATGCGGGATACGATTGTAGCAGATGGTTTAATATAGCAAATGAGCTTAAAGTTAAATTTGTTGCTGGGATAAACAAAAGAAACATGAAAGATAAAAACAATGTTAAGAATGTTTTTAGAAGCAAGAACATAAGATTTTTAGAAACTGAAGAGGGTAAAAAGCTATACAAACAGAGAACAAAGATTGAAAGACTATTTAGCAAATTAAAAGGTGAATATAATCTTGAGAATGTGAGGCTCAAGGGATTTAGAAATTATAAAAGGTATATTGATTGGATACTAATTACTTTTCTATTTGAGCAACTTCTTAGAAAGTTAGAAGGTAAGAAGTTTTCTTTCGCTTATGAATGGAATCAATAA
- a CDS encoding peroxiredoxin, translated as MENTSRIPLLGEKFPSMTVKTTHGMKKLPDDYAGKWFVLFSHPGDFTPVCTTEFVAFAKRAEEFKKLNAELIGLSVDQVFAHIKWIEWIEEKLGVKIPFPVIADELGKVATTLGMLHEAKGTNTVRAVFIVDDKGILRLMMYYPQEVGRNIDEILRALKALQTSDQNGVATPENWPNNGLIGDKVIIPPAATEDLAKERLQKAKDGEIECFDWWFCYKKL; from the coding sequence ATGGAAAATACAAGCAGAATTCCATTGCTGGGTGAGAAGTTCCCGAGCATGACGGTAAAAACAACTCACGGTATGAAAAAGCTTCCTGATGACTATGCGGGCAAATGGTTTGTGCTCTTTTCGCATCCAGGAGACTTTACACCTGTTTGCACGACAGAGTTTGTGGCATTTGCAAAAAGGGCAGAGGAGTTTAAAAAACTTAACGCTGAGCTGATTGGACTTTCGGTTGACCAGGTTTTTGCTCACATAAAGTGGATTGAGTGGATTGAAGAAAAGCTTGGTGTAAAAATTCCGTTCCCTGTTATTGCAGATGAGCTTGGCAAAGTGGCAACCACTTTGGGAATGCTTCATGAGGCAAAAGGGACAAACACAGTGAGAGCTGTTTTCATAGTAGATGACAAGGGAATTTTAAGGCTTATGATGTACTATCCTCAAGAGGTTGGAAGAAACATTGATGAGATATTAAGAGCGCTAAAGGCACTGCAAACATCAGACCAAAACGGTGTTGCTACTCCTGAGAACTGGCCAAACAACGGGTTGATTGGCGATAAAGTAATAATTCCACCTGCAGCAACAGAAGATTTGGCGAAAGAAAGGCTTCAAAAAGCCAAAGATGGCGAGATTGAGTGTTTTGATTGGTGGTTTTGTTATAAGAAGCTGTAA
- a CDS encoding Uma2 family endonuclease has product MFLPKKEEIYTYEDYLNWPNDQRIELIDGKVYLMAPPSTIHQRILRELFINFAMYLKGKQCEVFSAPFGVRFPSANEKNNKEIKTVVEPDIVVVCDKSKIDNEGLKGAPDLIVEITSPSTASKDKIEKFNLYEKHGVKEYWIVEPENKIISVFTLQENGRYGRPDVYTVGNKIKVSIFEDLIINLDEIFGVVE; this is encoded by the coding sequence ATGTTTTTACCTAAAAAAGAAGAGATTTACACTTATGAAGATTATTTAAACTGGCCAAATGATCAAAGGATAGAATTAATTGACGGCAAGGTTTATTTAATGGCTCCTCCATCCACAATTCATCAAAGAATATTAAGAGAACTATTTATAAACTTTGCAATGTATCTTAAGGGCAAGCAGTGCGAAGTATTTAGTGCGCCTTTTGGAGTAAGGTTTCCTTCTGCAAATGAAAAAAACAATAAAGAAATAAAAACAGTTGTAGAACCTGATATTGTAGTAGTCTGCGACAAATCAAAAATTGACAATGAAGGATTAAAAGGTGCTCCTGATTTGATTGTTGAAATTACCTCACCTTCAACTGCAAGTAAAGATAAAATAGAGAAATTTAATTTATATGAAAAGCATGGAGTAAAAGAATACTGGATAGTTGAACCTGAAAATAAAATTATAAGTGTATTTACTCTACAAGAAAATGGTCGATATGGTAGACCTGATGTATACACTGTAGGCAATAAAATCAAAGTTTCTATCTTTGAAGATTTAATAATAAATTTAGATGAAATTTTTGGAGTTGTAGAATAA
- a CDS encoding type II toxin-antitoxin system Phd/YefM family antitoxin, with product MIVNATEFKMRVGKYLKMAEKEEIIITKNGKEVAKIVPIKKQGTPNADFLYGFMENYPNKEVTIKQIRGERIRKYESSY from the coding sequence ATGATAGTAAATGCTACCGAATTTAAAATGAGAGTTGGAAAATATTTGAAGATGGCAGAAAAAGAAGAAATAATTATAACAAAGAATGGTAAGGAAGTAGCAAAGATTGTTCCTATAAAAAAACAAGGCACACCAAATGCGGATTTTCTATATGGGTTTATGGAGAATTATCCAAATAAAGAGGTGACAATAAAACAAATAAGAGGGGAAAGGATAAGAAAATATGAAAGTTCTTATTGA
- a CDS encoding type II toxin-antitoxin system VapC family toxin — protein sequence MKVLIDTNIILDVILKRSPFEKDSYKVLKYAEEGLIEGYIASFVVTDLYYFIAKELGNDKATKAIKALLNIVKLVSVTKKDIEKAMENSTINNLEDALQIQCAKKIKADFVITRDNKLKKLIIKAISPSEFVEKFQSDNF from the coding sequence ATGAAAGTTCTTATTGATACAAATATTATTCTGGATGTTATTTTAAAAAGGTCACCTTTTGAAAAAGATTCATACAAAGTTTTAAAGTATGCTGAAGAAGGACTTATTGAAGGCTACATTGCTTCATTTGTTGTCACTGACCTTTATTATTTTATTGCAAAGGAATTGGGAAATGACAAAGCGACAAAAGCAATAAAAGCACTTTTAAACATTGTTAAATTGGTTTCAGTAACAAAAAAAGACATTGAAAAAGCCATGGAAAATTCCACTATAAATAATCTTGAAGATGCTTTGCAGATTCAATGTGCTAAAAAAATAAAAGCGGACTTTGTTATCACGAGAGATAATAAACTTAAAAAGTTGATAATAAAAGCTATTTCACCTTCTGAATTTGTTGAAAAATTCCAAAGTGATAACTTTTAA
- a CDS encoding class I SAM-dependent methyltransferase, with product MDQTIKYYDENAIEFFMNTKDANMENLYKLFLKYIPEGGKILDLGCGSGRDTKYFLGKGYDVVAVDGSIEMVKLSTEYTGKKTLHMTFQEIDFDEEFDGIWACASLLHVRRDEISSILYKIHRALKPNGVLYASFKYGDKEEYRDDGRFFNYYDEKSFSELIKKLGYFDILEILITNDVRKGKENEKWLNVILKK from the coding sequence ATGGATCAGACGATTAAGTACTACGATGAGAATGCCATTGAGTTTTTCATGAATACAAAGGATGCAAATATGGAAAATTTATACAAGCTATTTTTAAAATACATTCCTGAAGGTGGTAAAATTCTTGATTTGGGTTGTGGTTCAGGAAGAGACACGAAATATTTTCTGGGAAAAGGCTATGATGTCGTGGCAGTAGACGGTTCAATTGAAATGGTGAAATTATCAACTGAATACACAGGAAAAAAAACTCTGCATATGACATTTCAAGAAATTGATTTTGATGAAGAATTTGACGGCATTTGGGCTTGTGCCTCTTTGTTACATGTCAGAAGAGATGAAATCAGTAGTATATTATATAAAATCCACCGTGCTTTGAAACCAAATGGTGTTTTGTATGCATCATTTAAATATGGAGATAAAGAAGAATATAGGGATGACGGTAGGTTTTTTAACTATTATGATGAAAAGTCTTTTTCTGAATTAATAAAAAAACTCGGGTATTTTGATATATTGGAAATTTTGATAACAAATGATGTTCGAAAGGGTAAAGAAAATGAAAAGTGGTTAAATGTGATTTTGAAAAAATAA